A region of the Struthio camelus isolate bStrCam1 chromosome 11, bStrCam1.hap1, whole genome shotgun sequence genome:
CTTATACACTGgcataaacgtggatgttgtgaagctatatTCATTTCTCAGAGGCAAGAAGAATTTGGTTCGAGCCacctgtccaatttaaactgacctattttcaatcatgggacagaagagactgacattTTACTCAAGCGTAGCAAGACACTCTCCCTCTAGGTCTCACTAAATTGCctacctgggttaagaaaatcattgttctacttcaccatgaaatTGTCTACTGACGATTTGTGGCAGGGGCTTCTGGCTtcagttacccagtctcagccaggacctccaccctcatccttcatcactggctccttccccccccccccccccccccaaatcctgcctttttacaagctcttggctaatgaaagctatcttctctcccagaggaaaagccttgcttcctCTAGACCCTCCGACtgtcacagctacaatgctgtgaTTTTCCCCTCGTGACCGTCCCTCGGGAAAGCTTTACAAGTGTTACTCAGTGATGGGAGAGGCACCGCTACggctccctgagaactatcactagccatACACCGACCTGctcgttcttctgcagcacgggcttcgtgACCGGGCACGGCGAGACGCAGCTCTTTGTCTGActtcagaagatgggcctgaagaaacaaaaagcagcaatgagcctgcacgcCGGCCAAGAAACGCAACATGCACAGGATACAGGCATCTCAatgacaaagggagagcctgacctgcagaatgaaggcagggcatgtcaatgacagttgttttcctttagccacGTGGAGCCCACTctgcacaagaaatcagctctcccGAGAAACTGTGCGTGGAACCTACCTTCCAATGCCTCCTggtagtaggcaacagtcttcctggctcgaaggttatactgcttccagggacctttgccatcttccccttgccggccttcaccttcccgcgttgcccctgtaatcacagagcctagacaGAGCTTCTGAttggtctgtgtgtgtatgcatttgcattgcccaccctgtatcccacttacacacaagcaacgagcccttcagagaggctctgcatctagcctaccttcccggggagcgggagtgtcctcagcagtttgcctgaggtgaggtgcccggggagtaccttcgccatcatcctctgtctgctcgtcttctgaggaccctgtaattacagtgcccaggCATCATTTCTGGTTTGTCTCTGCCTATGTACCTTCTCATTCCAGAAGTTCTACTCCCCCACCCTTAATCAGAAGCAACCAGCCCTTCAGGCCAACGGTGCCTGTAACCCACATTCCGATGGCTCTTGGTACTGGACGACGGCGTTCCGGGGTCGAAGGTAATAGTCCTTGGGAGAgtcgcggccatcttcccctgtgtggcgttcacctgcctttgatggccctacaatgacagaagctagctctacttTGGGACTGCGCTGTGCGCACGGACATTTTCATGTCCCCGCTTAGGCGTGGggaattagcccttccgagaaagGCTGCCTCtaacgtactttccagtggagcttgatagCATATGAcagatgatttcctttctctcaggctatagcacgcctacagggagcaaagacagaGGCTCTTGTGGAgcgcagtgcactttggaaggcgtttgttcagctgcgtgaaaagtgcaagggcatcagagtgctgggtggaagacagaacttactgagaaagaggaaggtaaagacgttttgacttcttctgcaaggactccttcagtctgcctgaggtccatgcttcctccgaacctgagctcaagcagcatatgaagcacatgtcaacttttggaagcatgcaagagaagctctttactcctgaggcagtttctcaggcaatgaaaactgctgaagaggacaagggaaatctgctgaaagtgaagcaagtgtttggttcacaagacactagagaaattgctgagcccgtagacacgagagccagtagtcggaaggtctagttggaatgataatgcaaaacctcagccagcagcagggagttacgcaggagctgcctgcagcttctgcagacatGAAGCACCTTTatgattcctcctctcacgcaccctctcagtcctcaaagactggagtagccatgactgcacaaaacactcctgccaaccaggttggctccaccataccaaggagcacaagcgtaactccgaaacccacagctacatgaacactcgtcacaggagaaacctgtgttggcagcagcaaaggaggaggcagttattggagcaagggccaaaggtcctctcaccacagctgaggaggcacgagtgacacgggggtggacgtgttgctggggagccaaGATTCTAAGCGTGGAAGTTGTGcagccccgacagcgccctataatggaggggcTCCCACAGcgggcaatttccagcaggccagaggacttccctaggggcccagagggaattcgcagCCTCCCgagttagtccaaataggtcttgcggccaggagaagcCGCTGCTCTCCAACGTCCtgctgggaacctcaccaaacagcgtctcgcgctgtcccaccacctcctctcgcctcctcctgctcccggcccagcagctcctccagagcagagcagagcagagcagagcagtagcgagagcaccGCCAAGCGcgtgggctcagctcaggctcccgGGGCGATGTGGGCAGGGGGAAGCTGTTGCTGTGATGCGCTCACtgcgtcctgccccagcccatgtcacagaggggctgcagggacgcattgaccggccaggccctgccaagatgggccctgcaaggggaaggggagctgcctggggcactttaggggagatgcccccacctccctgcccactccccgaggccgccagggggcaggcgcagccacaggagggcttccccaggctggggctcccctcaggccttccagccctgccatgtccccacctcggggatgctgggctacacctgctggcaaggagaggctctgctgaggaaggcaggcctaagggaGCAACCgaatgaacacagaggaagactgtgactgccctcagtgatcttgtgggcaggaagggccgagccctagctgttgcttccctaggccacgagcatggagctggccgagcctagtgaagcagcagaggggtttgctctctcaccctgagaactgcgttCAGACAAATGCACCAGGAATGTGTCCCAAcagtgtcaaagcctgggaaaaataaaagaaaaacaaagcagaacccaaaccctttttggcaatggtcatttctttccctcggcactaaaaagcctctgcattagggacatccactgggaatagtgggcttggggtgggtgctaatttgggggaggggggagggttgaaaaatgtgatcctcatgagccgaaatccccattttcagtccaaagtcactcattttgcagaagaaaaatgtgatgctcGCACACAGCCTACAATACTCGCAGCGCCCTCACACTGCTTGGGTTCCCCGTGGAGGAGGTGCTTCgcagagggaaatggaaggactgggaggctgcagggagaggaccagaggAGACTTGAGCAtgcatgaggggaagagaggggatctgagcacaggcagaggggcagagagcacgtgagCGTGCCCGGAGAAGGGATCTGAGGGTGCCCAAAGGAGCCTGGAGGATGCCAAGGGGGCAACCGAGGCGGTTGCAAGGCACACGACTGCGCAGCCCAAGAAAGCCAACAGGGACAGAAAGGCTGCCGAGAGCCCCTGGCTTCAACAGCCCAGGAAGGCAGCCCGCTCAGGGCGCCGGTGCCTCTTCCGGAGCCGGAGAGTTGTGTAAGCATGCCCGTGTCTCTGCAGGAGAGCATATTCACGCAGCTCGGGAGGAGAACATCCACCAAAGACAGGTCCATGTGTAGGCAAGCCttctgtcaccttcctgtccGTGTGCCTCTGCTCACCCAAGTGCAACGGGAGTGGGACAAAGAAGCGCTCGCTTGCGTGTATGTGGTACAGAGGTGTCCGAAGCCTGGGGGAAGGCCATGGCAAAGTGTCCGAGATGTCAACCTCTCTCtgcttggcagagcagaaattggcctcttcaatgaaaggagcaagagctgctcaggaaagagcttgttcacttgcaaagggcacgctcggcagcacccccttcctactTGTGCCCTCCgcacgctggtgctacctggaagcatcaCCTGGccaatgcctcgtcttttccacacataaccactcgaggggcttttttttttttttttcctcaggagagcactggggcgTGTGTGCAGTGCGCGCGTGTGCGTTGAGGTGCCtttgtggagaaggtgctgagccttgttgctgggggaacatggggagggggcgagcaggagagtgctggggagacgttgggagggtttgtggctggcgagagcctctgcttcattaaggttacCTGATCGAGGACCAAggggcaagtgagaagaaaactccacagagaCCTGAACCTGACAGGCGAGGGAGAACAGACAAGGGCAAAGGCCAAAAGCCTCCAGTCTCTACTTACCTGGCCCTGAGGCCACTACAGGCATAGTCTGGGAGAGGGATAACCTGGGCTTTGCAAGTGATGAGGAGTCCTGAGGATTTGGGGTTGTTCACGGGGGGACCCGTGCAGAACGGAGTAAgcaatgtgtggggcaggggatcaaggaggaagaaagagggggaatgggatggaggggtgcaagaggggcctctgaacagcactgcgaggcttctgaaggagcaacaatagcaaaacagccaggaagacacCTTCAAAGGATTGACATGAGCTTTATTCATATATTCTAGACGCCCCTTTTCTGAGTTTCACGTTActgagcacgggagaagttttcaattgcttccttcatttcctaaaacaaaaaaaaagaagataaaaaataataatagtcacCAACCAAACAAAGACAAGCTAGCTATAAGCTGGAAGACAAACGCAAACCCTCGGTAGCTgagttctttagagaaaataaaaggatctgtagatgcatacaattgctgcttggctctacttagcaaattacCTCGATTAACTGAGttttgtcattgtcctgccggtggtggtaaatacactggctgagcagcagatggagtttctcgaggtggcgtatgctgcagtccttggttgcctcgcccacagcattcagcagctgctgaagaaaaaagccagacagtagacATTTACAGTAGCACGAGATCTTCTGagcaggctctcgatgtgttcacacacacacaagaaggcaGTCCAACACAACTCTCATCCTACTTTCTCGTATCGCTAAATAAAGGAGGAGTGAAACGTCAGGGAACAGACTTAAGCATGGCACCGGATTTCCATGGAGGAAATGAGCTCCTTGGACCTacttgagagaaagagcaaggctccagttgtgttagctgcatgttggccctgcctgcagctccgctggcatattggagagctccaggctcggcagcagagcgggaaggaaaggtagatgagcgagctgcaacctaccctgagccagatgtgagtttccttctcagcagcgggtgaccatctcctcctcttctctgcctggctctccgagggcgatgtgggccgccttcgctttcgtctgcatacagctgcacagagatagcagaagcagcaagccaaagcgttacctaagcagttctgtcttccaaatcgagcatcgtcctcttacttggtgcacaaggcaaaacaagacaaaaaggaaaacaggagggaacTTGCCACCAGGCAGGGgcgtactggcatctgcaggcaccgctggcaatgtgtgctcctcttgctcctccagctgccgctcttcctcctccgccagcagtcgaggctcaggtggggatgccacaggcaggactTCCAGTGCGTGGCAACCTTCAGTCAACCAGAACAGGTTAGCCAAGCGATGGCAGTCCGACACAAGCAGAGTACAAAGTCATGCCAGGAAATCAAATACCCAAACACATGCCAaagagctgctaagctaccgatggcaaagctctatgtgtaggacagttcccacctgctctcctttgtggtgcagcaggtggagcagcttggtggagaagcaagtcctcaaaaagctttctcccttcctccttgctgggTGGCTGGAcattgaagacttctccataaagctccgaaaacaaagcttgcacctgaggcgggaggagaaaagacagtgcagCCCTAAGGCCCCCCGCAGATTCGTGCTCTACTCCAAGcaggtgaaaactgttttcagggaagccgaggaatgctttgaataagggggagactagaacaagtttgcttcttggccttcacggcaagattgtagtgggtcagcccggcactggagggcgtcttctgtaaggaagacctccaggatgaaagctcagggcagcgagccgaggttccagtgaggccagggagggcaCGCACCAGCTCCTaggtggcctgcagtggattgccttgccttgccgcccTTCACTtggaagccttgtggcaactcccgagggaggagatgccagcagggtgccctagaaatagcaatgtccaagtgcttaggagggcacaggattGAGGTACTTCAGGGAGTGATAAATTatcatgagactgagaaaagcgggcaaagcggtggcagaaatacctcttccgggagatctgcatggcaaacatccgaagtagcgagcaacagcactggagcgtaaggtggaatgcgctctagcagtgtggtgagcgtagctctcaaggtgactccagcagcctcccaccaggcatggatgtgtggcatataaatgatgctgggtgctgtcctctgggcttctcggaccaactagtaagaaggaagtttGGGGAAGACCACTGAAGCGAGTAGCAGCATACCTGTggtatgctgagagaaaagaaacccttttctttGGCCCCAAACCGGGGTTGCCGTTCAGTCTGctaaagaaggaggctggcgaaaGGGCATGACCAGCAGTCAGGcagatgcagaggcgcctcctgggagctagagagcctgaagaggcaagggaaacagctctgcggagcccgctgccagcagcagcagctcttgccaggaagagaggtttctcaagagcatcttggagctccctgagctgctagcaacagccttactgtgcggcacttgcaatggaaaagatgctcctgcacaacatgctgcttctctgctgttcagtgtacaagaaaagggttccttcagcacaacataaacaccacagaaagcacaggaaagccaggccGCCTCCGCTAAGCCCGTGAAGTCTATTAATGctgtgagactgcagagagaagcggtacctgtgtgcatctttcttcaggtggcgtgctgctagcaaagagagccggcaggtccagcacgtgaacggcaaacctctccagcgcgtgtaagagtgcaggcgccaagtgagaagtttgcccgtagccgggctctccagctattagGAACCTGGGccggtgacatgctggctggccacaagcattgctaggagaagagctgcaagacaagcagtttggaaagaaagcgATGAGTCAAGACACAGCTGGTGAAGGTGTCTGTCTTTGTCCAGCACACACCAGTCTGCCTGTCTTCCCCGCTGAAGCTCTCACGCTCAGGATGTCCTGAGTTGAGGAGCCTTGAGTTCTCCGCACTGGTCAAGCTTAGGTGAAAGTGGTCAGCTGGTAACGGAGGTGGTGGTCACGAAGGGGCAGAACAAGccttctgggaaagcaaatgaCGCGGGCTTTGAGAGCCCTTAGCTGTATGTGAGGAAGGGCAAAAGTGGCTAGGCTCAATAACAACATTCCTGTAAGCCCATAGAAATGGGGGCTACTTGCTTGATTCTTGCGTTCCAATTGTTTCATCTGTCCTTGGGTGCTGTCTCCTAGGTTGCAAGTGCAACTCTCCTTGAGGAATAGCGTGCATGAAATTAGGGCAGCATGCCCTAATGTCTGTGGAtgtctttgggggaggaaaaggaggctgccCCCTTCAGCTTGAtcggctgcagctccttgctttctTACAACTGTAGCACCTAGTTCTATCTCTGTGCTTGCTTCTTGCAGTTTTGGATACCAGACACCCTGGGCaaggtcttctttcctccctcatctaccACCCCTCCCACCTGCAACCGCCAAGACACTTGGGAAAGCCCCAGCAATcaatcagaagcatttcactcaaaaggtcgTGGGCAGTTTAACAACCTGTTAAAGTGGAGGAAGGTTTCCTTTTGCTGTCCAGAAGGTGATGcctcctcactctccatgcaGGCGTTTTCTACAGAAGGATTGGTACCGTGAGAAGGTAAGAGAGGcttgttaactctcctgaaggtctgcagccctcccttgcactaagccagcttctaactgagggctgaaacccactgccttgtatGTCTTCACTGCCTGGGCATACACGGAATAATGccatttcccccaaactgtctgcCTTTGCCTAAGCTATGTTTTACTGGTGGCAAAAACTCCTCTTCTCCTTACAGTACAgctagaggacaagcaggaagcccttccgcagTTCCTggacacctaaagcagccagcaaggccacttctttctgcagcgggagcccacactcccagtgtggaaaggaagggaagggcacggcctaacactccctcatattgcctcctctttcaagccttaaatcagtgccaaaccccaggaaagatgatgctgacaacctccagaagctggctgcttcagtggagaacgcatagttcccttgctgtgaaccgggaggagttcccagctctgccctctctacCGTTCATTCCATTTACCCTCCGCCTGCCGcaagggtttctttctgttgttggcgcaaactagcagggtttgctttgggagaggctgacggcagtgaacgtaacggccctacctggctgttggtgcttctggagtgcaagggctgcgtggggaaataccctctgcacgccttttaggagcctctctagcgtgttctgaagcagtggcttggaggcgggtgggagtggttgcccgggggaagccacggccctctgtgaagctggtgcagtcttctgcatagccagcaCAAAATCGGTTGCAGTGATCTCAATGGAAGCCACgttgatctgcagcttctgactgctggtgtagatgtggggatagtggcgatggagagcgcagagggcagcttcagcgcagagggcttgaatgtcggccccacagtatcctaattcagcagagcagaagcaaaaggtcCGTCAGTCTCAGGCAGCTCAGAGGagccaaggacaggctttgccaagggacgctCCGTTCTGGGAGGCACAGCCTCCCGTGTGGtgagagacaagggaagggaaggctcgggagcttggctactgcctggcacaagctcagacgctgtcaggacccagtcagaggcaggaactcggagcgctttttcatcttaccgacacatgtttcagccagctcttcaagcagcgtgtccgatggctttgGGCTCCAGCCTCTCGTGTGGATCCTGAAAAtctctttgcgagcctacaagcCAGATGGTTACATTTGGGCTTGtctgcaacctttttctcagaaacaaaagaaacatccgcAAAAGCCCCACTGTCACATTCccgtacttgcttgtcttcctctgctaaagttaagaaatgtgtgcattctagtaacacactgcctgcttctcGAAGCTCAGTACTTCCCCAGTAGgtaggaggagtaactacagtaggagaaacaataattctgactcaAACCTCTACCCCTGAACGAGCAAacgtcaagctgtgcctatgctcatctccgacctttgccagagattcagggaagtgtttcctgtttctttcctgttttcctgtttctttcctgttttcttactgtgttgtgcattgttacgagccttcgatccaataatgtgtttctccttcctctccgctccccacacgctaactcaagaaaaaagaatctgggatagccaagagggggggggaaaaaaaaaaaaaaaagaaaaggaaagaaagcaccaaagccggggctccactttctcctggagtttctattttctaaaggaaacagttacttctggttgctctgtagctctgtggtccctgcttggatgttgccaaagaactgcaagcgTCCCAAGCCTTGCCACTAGAAAGCTTCCCCAGTGTTGCATCTGGGCAGTGTCCTTcccgtctccatccagctgcctgctcagaccagttacaatggcagctccctaaatgctccTGGGCGGCTCCCAGGATTCCCAgcgcggccacactcaagcacaagcTTTCACCTAAGCTTCTCCCAAGTGGAGGAGTGAGAGCGAGGAGGCAActtcaggaggcaagggcctgggtggactAAGGAACGAAGCCAAGCGCAACCGCTTGGGCGAGGAAGAAAGCCCGtgtgctccaggctccgtgaaactcctgtttgcagcctccctcccagttctgctcggggaacagggaggtctccagcacgtagggcacctctttgcttcctccctctcggagacagTGTGTGGCAACAGGGTGTTCTTGTAAAGAGAGGCCTTGGCACCGTAGCAGGAAGGTTGCTGGAAGAGCCTTACctgtctgtttggcaaggtgaaaaggaactccctgtcaaagcggccaggccttcgcaaagcaggatccagggagtctggcctgttggtggcgccgatgaccacgacctcgcctctgctgtctaagccatccatgagtgccagcagcgtggtgacaattgaactggcaaggaaatgttgttggattgcctggtttagtagctgctgTTACATGCCGCCCgactttctccaaagtcacgtcactcaaaaaggataagcttttctggaagagctgttgaTTAGGGAAAGGACTCATGGTAGGCCCCAAACACCGAGGTaaggcaagagaggccttgtccagaaaccaagcttagggactcgatttcaactcttgtctttaaaatcctgtgaacctctgtgtcatggtactagaggagttcagaagaaGTGCGTGTGTCATCtccaggggaccagctgggtctttttcccTCGGGAAAGGAAACGAAGCCGATTacgtggcaatgcaaggaaaaggtggtacctgtgaatctgatcttggtgactggagcgcacaggagccagACCGTCGATCTCATcgaagaaaataatcgaaggccgcttctcataggcctggaagggaagCACAGATGCAGGGCTACTGAgtgtatgtaaaacacagccctactcagcAAGAACACGCAGGatgatccttgtggctgcaaaggcacggagcctgtgctggccccaacccatctgcaaggtttccagcccttcaggccaagccggacggcacgggagaagggaacactgatgttcccatgtcaacaggagacacggccaaactaggcaggaggccgagttctGCTGACAGacgtccaccgcggacaagtacaggtACAACTCTGGCCCAacctatttcctccttacctgctcaaataaggagcggagctgccgctcggattctccgaCCCATTgactgaggcagtcggcaccttttctcacaaagaaggctattctcttgtctccctgcctacattcatttgcgagcgctcgagccaccagtgtctttccagtgcctggtggcccacagaacagacagcctctgcaacatgacaaaaagagatgtccgtagctacaataaaaagacatgggaaagtgcctgtggcaaccgccgtcctgaaagcaaagcagccttcccGCCTGACCAGAACACTTGCAGTATTAGAGCGCAGGAAGAGCTccagtgggaggaaagtccagacaGGTgccagtgttcccaagaggcaagatttgagagcaaacaaagcctgtctttctggtggaaaaagtCGGAAGCTCTTTGACTGAGCCttacaaagagagggaggcgggaagtcagcaggtctgtcAAACAACAGCTTAGAGGTGACTTGCCGGACCtcgtgccttcccgcttataaactagTCAAGgggacttttccaaaacactcagaagccaaccagcagaagcactcccaaagccaccttcttaaaccaggagccttctgcagcgtcttcagctttgacagccctggacagcaagcctttgactgcaacaaagcattgcttgtggtgtgaaagtaggtctagcctgggcgtaagccatttgtaaggaaTTCCTGTTTACTGCCACTGGGCAAACTGTGCCCGGGCAGAAATGTGGAAGCACACAGGTGTGCTGGCACCTGCGCTTCATGTTCTCCGGAGaagagcgcaattagcatgttgtagttctaaggcagcgtgtgttacctggggggtcggatttggaaccgctcaaagaactcggggtaaagcaagggaaacagcaccatctcctttaaagcggcaatgtggtcagcgagaccaccgacaccatcaaagcatacctagggaaacattcaagaggagacgtgtcagaggtcagagaaagctgcagcctagccaaaaaagcctTCCTCCCAATGTATCCtatgccagcccaaagggaaggttcaggatgACCTGGCAGTTCCCCGAGAGTAAACCgtgaagcacgggagctgttgacagccacagtcaggaaggttctcatgaacactggaaaggtccccacCGCCTCAGTGAGTTCCcactcctcaccgaactctcggtttgcactgggtCCACTTGCGGCAGGCTGGTTCCCGTTTTCCTTCcctccgcgtgctttccctcgcgttcatccttcccagagtgtaggggaagacccctgttgtgcaagaaggagaaagggcaaggggctttctaaatgaacctgcaggtagagggatagctgcgcttttcctgttgcaagagAGTGTGGAAGCACTTATACACTGgcataaacgtggatgttgtgaagctatatTCATTTCTCAGAGGCAAGAAGAATTTGGTTCGAGCCacctgtccaatttaaactgacctattttcaatcatgggacagaagagactgacattTTACTCAAGCGTAGCAAGACACTCTCCCTCTAGGTCTCACTAAATTGCctacctgggttaagaaaatcattgttctacttcaccatgaaatTGTCTACTGACGATTTGTGGCAGGGGCTTCTGGCTtcagttacccagtctcagccaggacctccaccctcatccttcatcactggctcctt
Encoded here:
- the LOC138068794 gene encoding ATPase family AAA domain-containing protein 2-like translates to MPCLHSAGQALPLSLRCLYPVHVAFLGRRAGSLLLFVSSGPSSEVRQRAASRRARSRSPCCRRTSRGLPLHSGKDEREGKHAEGRKTGTSLPQVDPVQTESSVCFDGVGGLADHIAALKEMVLFPLLYPEFFERFQIRPPRGCLFCGPPGTGKTLVARALANECRQGDKRIAFFVRKGADCLSQWVGESERQLRSLFEQAYEKRPSIIFFDEIDGLAPVRSSHQDQIHSSIVTTLLALMDGLDSRGEVVVIGATNRPDSLDPALRRPGRFDREFLFTLPNRQARKEIFRIHTRGWSPKPSDTLLEELAETCVGYCGADIQALCAEAALCALHRHYPHIYTSSQKLQINVASIEITATDFVLAMQKTAPASQRAVASPGQPLPPASKPLLQNTLERLLKGVQRVFPLYCKEKRSFCHHSSPSNACGQPACHRPRFLIAGEPGYGQTSHLAPALLHALERFAVHVLDLPALFASSTPPEERCTQLVREAQRTAPSIIYMPHIHAWWEAAGVTLRATLTTLLERIPPYAPVLLLATSDVCHADLPEEVQALFSELYGEVFNVQPPSKEEGRKLFEDLLLHQAAPPAAPQRRAGCHALEVLPVASPPEPRLLAEEEERQLEEQEEHTLPAVPADASTPLPGGKFPPVFLFVLFCLVHQRYEKVG